A genomic stretch from Phoenix dactylifera cultivar Barhee BC4 unplaced genomic scaffold, palm_55x_up_171113_PBpolish2nd_filt_p 000812F, whole genome shotgun sequence includes:
- the LOC103719777 gene encoding epoxide hydrolase A-like: MLYYREEGRQSPQREREMEGASGISHRTVEVNGIRMHVVEKGEGPAVLLLHGFPELWYSWRHQIAGLAARGYRAIAPDLRGYGDTDAPPDVASYSALHIVGDLVALLDALALPHVFVVGHDWGALIAWYLCMFRPDKVKALVNLSVAFMPRNPAMKTVDYFRKLYGDDYYICRFQEPGAIEARFAQIGTASIFKTLLQSRDPGPFLIPKEGWDLPEKSPLCSWLSEEDINYYASKFDKSGFTGPVNYYRCMNLNWELTAPWTGVQIKVPAKFIVGDLDLTYHYPGIQDYIHNGGFKQNVPLLQEVVVMEGVGHFINQEKGHEITDHIYDFIQKF, from the exons ATGCTGTATTATAGGGAAGAAGGAAGGCAGAGtcctcagagagagagagagatggaggggGCTTCGGGGATCTCGCATCGGACGGTGGAGGTGAACGGGATAAGGATGCACGTGGTAGAGAAGGGGGAGGGGCCGGCGGTGCTCCTCCTCCACGGCTTCCCTGAGCTCTGGTACTCGTGGCGCCACCAGATAGCCGGCCTCGCCGCCCGCGGCTATCGTGCCATCGCCCCCGACCTCCGTGGCTACGGCGACACCGACGCGCCGCCTGACGTCGCCTCCTACTCCGCCCTGCACATCGTCGGCGACCTCGTTGCACTCCTCGACGCCCTCGCCCTCCCACAT GTGTTTGTGGTGGGGCACGACTGGGGGGCGCTGATTGCCTGGTATCTGTGCATGTTTAGGCCGGACAAGGTGAAGGCTTTGGTGAATTTGAGCGTCGCATTTATGCCTCGTAACCCGGCCATGAAAACTGTTGACTACTTTCGGAAGCTCTATGGAGATGACTACTATATCTGTAGATTCCAG GAACCAGGAGCTATAGAGGCAAGATTTGCTCAGATAGGAACTGCATCAATCTTCAAAACACTTCTACAAAGTCGAGATCCAGGACCTTTTCTTATACCAAAGGAAGGCTGGGATCTGCCTGAGAAGAGTCCATTGTGTTCTTGGCTCTCGGAAGAGGACATCAACTATTATGCGAGCAAATTTGACAAGTCTGGTTTTACCGGGCCGGTCAACTACTATCGATGCATGAACTT aaaCTGGGAGCTGACAGCGCCATGGACAGGAGTGCAAATAAAAGTGCCAGCTAAATTTATTGTGGGAGACCTGGATCTTACTTACCACTACCCAGGTATCCAGGATTACATACACAACGGTGGCTTTAAACAGAATGTTCCATTGCTTCAGGAGGTAGTTGTTATGGAGGGAGTTGGTCACTTTATCAACCAGGAAAAGGGACATGAGATCACTGATCACATCTATGACTTCATTCAAAAGTTCTGA
- the LOC103719784 gene encoding subtilisin-like protease SBT1.5, protein MAFSPSFLLLIVSVSILFLSSPGGDAADTSARKSYIIRVRGDLKPSVFADVEQWYSSTLHTLRSSTDSLERSSRATRGNRKLLHVYRAVFHGFSAVLTPAEAELLQSDPVVLAVLPDRPRQLHTTRTPLFLGLVSADSKPNSLLAAADSGSSVVIAVVDTGIRPDHRSFADDGRLPPPPSRWNGSCDVGLSFSSTACNRKLVGARFFSNGYLAATHGGASNGPDIFSPIDSEGHGTHTASTAAGVVTANASFLGYAAGVASGVSPGARVAVYKACWSTGCYDSDILAAVDAAVTDGADIVTLSLGAGSVPTHLDPVAISAFGAIEHGVFVAASAGNGGPGESTVANSAPWITTVGAGSIDRRFPADVVLGDGTVVIGVAIHDGIRVSRRRSFPLVYAGNVSTSAPGFRSSAPYCLNGSLDPAAVRGKVVLCERGAVPRAEKGLAVKNAGGAAMILANALTDGEGVTPDANVLPAVSIGYKAGRAIKAYIGANSDPRVRLHFRGTQVDVTPAPTVAGFSGRGPSLHSTNVIKPDVIAPGVGILAAWPDGVSPTELKADRRRTEFNIISGTSMSCPHVAGVAALLKAAHPDWSPAAIKSALMTTAYVADNTGEDLVDEGTGNRSTEWAYGSGHVDPEKAVDPGLVYDLTVDDYLDFMCSSNYSSAAIGIITKRQANCSDKTRKPWDLNYPSVLVVLEQSGTSKLEALVHRTVMNVGEEKSEYSASIREPEGVRLVVEPQKLVFEGKGQKQEFVVKVSAEAVNLLAGNSRTEFGSVTWSDGKHTVRSPVAVTWQQPY, encoded by the coding sequence ATGGCCTTCTCcccttccttccttctccttATCGTCTCGGTTTCcatccttttcctttcttctcccggcGGCGATGCTGCCGATACTAGTGCTCGAAAATCTTATATCATTCGCGTCCGGGGTGACCTTAAACCCTCTGTGTTTGCCGACGTCGAGCAGTGGTACTCCTCCACTCTCCATACCCTCCGCTCTTCCACCGACTCTCTCGAGAGATCCTCCCGGGCGACACGTGGCAACCGGAAGCTCCTACACGTGTACCGCGCAGTCTTCCATGGCTTCTCCGCCGTGCTGACCCCGGCGGAGGCCGAGCTTCTCCAGTCCGACCCGGTCGTCCTCGCCGTCCTCCCCGACCGGCCCCGCCAACTCCACACAACACGCACCCCCCTCTTCTTAGGCCTCGTCTCCGCGGACTCCAAGCCCAACTCCCTCCTCGCTGCCGCCGACTCCGGCTCCTCCGTGGTCATCGCCGTCGTTGACACCGGCATCCGCCCAGACCATCGGAGCTTCGCCGACGATGGCCGCCTGCCCCCACCCCCTTCCCGCTGGAACGGCTCCTGCGACGTCGGCCTCTCCTTCTCGTCCACGGCCTGCAACCGAAAGCTCGTCGGAGCCCGCTTCTTCTCAAATGGCTATCTGGCGGCCACCCACGGCGGTGCCAGTAACGGTCCCGACATCTTCTCCCCCATCGACTCCGAAGGCCATGGCACCCACACCGCCTCCACTGCTGCTGGCGTCGTCACCGCCAACGCCTCCTTCCTCGGCTACGCCGCCGGCGTCGCCTCCGGCGTCTCTCCCGGCGCCCGCGTCGCCGTCTACAAGGCCTGCTGGTCCACTGGCTGCTACGACTCGGACATCCTCGCAGCCGTCGACGCCGCCGTCACCGACGGTGCAGACATCGTCACCCTTTCCCTGGGAGCCGGCAGCGTCCCCACGCATCTCGATCCCGTCGCCATCAGCGCCTTCGGCGCGATCGAGCATGGGGTCTTCGTCGCCGCCTCTGCGGGAAACGGCGGCCCTGGCGAGTCAACCGTCGCCAACAGTGCCCCCTGGATAACCACCGTCGGCGCCGGGTCTATCGACCGCCGATTCCCCGCCGACGTCGTGCTCGGCGACGGCACCGTCGTGATCGGCGTCGCCATCCACGACGGGATACGCGTTTCCCGGAGGCGGTCCTTCCCGCTTGTGTACGCGGGAAACGTGTCCACGTCCGCCCCGGGGTTCCGGTCCTCCGCCCCCTACTGCCTCAACGGGTCGCTGGACCCGGCCGCGGTACGCGGAAAGGTGGTGCTCTGCGAGCGCGGCGCGGTTCCGCGCGCCGAGAAGGGATTGGCCGTGAAGAACGCCGGCGGGGCCGCGATGATCCTGGCCAACGCTCTCACCGACGGGGAAGGCGTGACCCCGGACGCCAACGTCCTCCCCGCCGTGTCCATCGGCTATAAGGCCGGGAGAGCCATAAAGGCGTACATCGGCGCCAACAGCGATCCACGTGTCCGTTTGCACTTCCGCGGGACCCAGGTCGACGTCACGCCCGCACCGacggtggccgggttctccgggCGCGGGCCCAGCTTGCATTCCACGAACGTCATCAAGCCGGACGTGATCGCGCCAGGTGTCGGCATCCTGGCTGCCTGGCCGGACGGGGTGAGTCCGACGGAGTTAAAGGCCGACCGGCGCCGAACGGAGTTCAATATCATCTCCGGCACGTCGATGTCGTGTCCTCATGTCGCCGGGGTGGCGGCGCTGCTCAAGGCCGCGCACCCGGACTGGTCGCCGGCGGCTATCAAGTCGGCACTGATGACGACGGCCTATGTCGCCGATAACACGGGCGAAGATTTGGTGGACGAGGGCACGGGAAACAGGTCCACCGAATGGGCCTATGGATCCGGGCATGTGGACCCGGAGAAGGCCGTCGATCCTGGTCTGGTCTATGATCTGACGGTTGACGATTACTTGGACTTCATGTGCAGCTCCAATTACAGCAGCGCCGCCATCGGGATCATAACCAAGAGACAAGCGAATTGTTCGGACAAGACTCGGAAGCCTTGGGATCTCAATTACCCATCAGTTTTGGTGGTTCTGGAGCAATCCGGGACTAGCAAGCTCGAAGCTCTGGTTCATCGGACGGTGATGAATGTGGGAGAGGAGAAGTCAGAGTACAGCGCCAGTATCAGAGAACCAGAAGGAGTGCGACTGGTGGTGGAGCCTCAGAAGTTGGTGTTCGAAGGCAAAGGGCAGAAGCAGGAGTTCGTCGTTAAGGTTTCGGCGGAGGCTGTTAACTTGCTCGCGGGGAATTCACGGACGGAGTTCGGTTCAGTGACATGGAGCGACGGGAAGCACACAGTGAGGAGTCCGGTTGCAGTGACATGGCAGCAGCCGTATTAG
- the LOC120107274 gene encoding protein disulfide isomerase-like 5-4 isoform X1, whose product METLVAPVPREFHKLALDDKSGQTIDTAKRPAPLTSGCRIEGFVLVKKIEHYLQLVKTEIASRKSSREFKLLEEYEYTAHSSLVHSLHIPAAKFHFEPSPMQVLVTEVPKSFSHFITNVCAIIGGIFTVSGILDSILHNTIRLMRKVELGKQF is encoded by the exons ATGGAAACTCTGGTTGCACCTGTTCCAAGAGAGTTCCATAAACTAGCATTGGATGACAAATCTGGTCAAACCATCGATACAGCAAAACGGCCTGCGCCATTGACTAGTGGGTGTAGAATAGAAGGTTTTGTGCTTGTCAAAAAG ATTGAGCATTACCTTCAATTGGTAAAGACTGAGATAGCATCAAGAAAATCTTCTCGGGAGTTTAAATTGCTAGAGGAGTATGAGTATACAGCCCACAGTAGTTTGGTGCACAGTCTGCATATTCCTGCTGCCAAATTCCATTTTGAGCCCTCTCCTATGCAG GTCTTGGTAACTGAAGTTCCAAAATCCTTCTCGCACTTCATTACAAATGTATGTGCTATCATTGGAGGCATTTTTACG GTGTCTGGAATATTGGATTCTATCCTGCACAATACGATCCGGCTTATGAGAAAGGTTGAATTAGGAAAACAATTTTGA
- the LOC120107274 gene encoding protein disulfide isomerase-like 5-4 isoform X2 — protein METLVAPVPREFHKLALDDKSGQTIDTAKRPAPLTSGCRIEGFVLVKKIEHYLQLVKTEIASRKSSREFKLLEEYEYTAHSSLVHSLHIPAAKFHFEPSPMQVLVTEVPKSFSHFITNVSGILDSILHNTIRLMRKVELGKQF, from the exons ATGGAAACTCTGGTTGCACCTGTTCCAAGAGAGTTCCATAAACTAGCATTGGATGACAAATCTGGTCAAACCATCGATACAGCAAAACGGCCTGCGCCATTGACTAGTGGGTGTAGAATAGAAGGTTTTGTGCTTGTCAAAAAG ATTGAGCATTACCTTCAATTGGTAAAGACTGAGATAGCATCAAGAAAATCTTCTCGGGAGTTTAAATTGCTAGAGGAGTATGAGTATACAGCCCACAGTAGTTTGGTGCACAGTCTGCATATTCCTGCTGCCAAATTCCATTTTGAGCCCTCTCCTATGCAG GTCTTGGTAACTGAAGTTCCAAAATCCTTCTCGCACTTCATTACAAAT GTGTCTGGAATATTGGATTCTATCCTGCACAATACGATCCGGCTTATGAGAAAGGTTGAATTAGGAAAACAATTTTGA